Proteins encoded by one window of Anopheles maculipalpis chromosome 2RL, idAnoMacuDA_375_x, whole genome shotgun sequence:
- the LOC126558804 gene encoding trypsin delta-like gives MGYIVGSLQVALVFTICCTDSIFAHYPLPLEAVLARVNRVPHSLSLGKEVAAGAGDRGTRIVGGSKTTIEDVPYQVSLRYFNNHICGGSIISHAWILTAAHCLDWYPKNDEISVRAGSTNQSTGGSLHAVFYYHLHERYDPVEFQWDVATIRVQTPIVEGPGRVAISLSSASEWSVDAPVTVAGWGHLIYKGRVVDNLQLVQLDVVSREICNQSWTGYITEDMICAGGLGKDACAGDSGGPAAQGGVQYGIVSWGAIECGNGLPGVFTNIAHPSIRNFIRRTTMV, from the exons ATGGGATACATCGTCGGAAGTCTTCAAGTGGCGTTGGTCTTTACCATCTGTTGCACAGATTCAATTTTCGCTCATT ATCCACTGCCACTCGAGGCCGTTCTCGCCAGAGTAAATCGGGTTCCACACTCACTTTCGCTGGGCAAAGAAGTTGCAGCTGGAGCTGGTGACAGAGGGACCAGAATCGTTGGCGGAAGCAAGACAACTATCGAGGACGTTCCTTATCAGGTTTCGCTGCGGTATTTCAATAATCACATCTGCGGTGGATCCATCATATCTCACGCGTGGATACTGACGGCTGCCCACTGTCTGGATTGGTATCCCAAAAATGATGAA ATTTCAGTTCGTGCTGGGAGCACCAACCAATCGACGGGAGGATCGCTGCATGCCGTGTTCTACTACCATTTGCATGAGCGCTACGACCCGGTCGAGTTCCAGTGGGACGTGGCTACCATTCGCGTGCAAACACCCATAGTGGAGGGTCCGGGAAGGGTCGCCATTTCGCTGTCATCTGCGTCCGAGTGGTCGGTCGATGCGCCCGTTACGGTGGCGGGTTGGGGTCATCTCATCTACAAAGGCAGGGTCGTCGATAACTTGCAGCTGGTCCAGCTGGATGTTGTTTCGCGGGAGATTTGCAACCAAAGTTGGACCGGCTACATAACGGAAGA CATGATTTGTGCCGGTGGACTCGGGAAGGATGCTTGCGCTGGGGATAGTGGTGGACCGGCGGCCCAGGGTGGTGTGCAGTATGGGATAGTGTCGTGGGGTGCCATCGAGTGTGGGAACGGGCTGCCGGGAGTGTTCACCAACATCGCTCATCCGTCGATTCGGAATTTCATTCGCCGTACCACCATGGTGTAA